A window of Macrotis lagotis isolate mMagLag1 chromosome X, bilby.v1.9.chrom.fasta, whole genome shotgun sequence contains these coding sequences:
- the S1PR3 gene encoding sphingosine 1-phosphate receptor 3, with product MATAPPLLNNSFHENGTLSLHYNYVGKLKERLKDNESNELTEAIFLVICSFIVLENLMVLIAIWKNNKFHNRMYFFIGNLALCDLLAGIAYKVNILMSGKKTLSLSLKVWFLREGSMFIALSASTCSLLAIAIERHLTMIKMRPYDANKKYRVFLLIGMCWLISFSLGALPILGWNCLDNLPDCSTILPLYSKKYIAFCISIFITILVTIVILYARIYILVKSSSRKVTNHNNSERSMALLRTVVIVVSIFIACWSPLFILFLIDVACKVKECAILYKAPWFIALAVLNSAMNPIIYTLASKEMRRAFFRLVCNCLVRNKETRSLPSQPALDQSRSKACSSNNSNSIPKPKEDFPQINASSNIFEKTESLYNGIFCQ from the coding sequence ATGGCAACTGCCCCTCCTCTGCTCAATAATTCCTTCCATGAAAATGGAACTCTGTCGCTTCATTACAACTATGTAGGAAAACTGAAAGAGAGATTAAAGGACAATGAAAGCAATGAACTGACAGAGGCTATTTTCCTAGTCATCTGCAGCTTCATTGTCCTGGAGAACTTGATGGTTTTGATTGCCAtttggaaaaacaacaaatttcaCAATCGCATGTACTTTTTCATTGGTAACCTTGCTCTTTGTGATTTGTTGGCTGGCATAGCTTACAAAGTGAACATCTTGATGTCTGGAAAGAAAACCTTGAGCCTGTCCTTAAAAGTCTGGTTTCTACGGGAAGGTAGTATGTTTATTGCACTCAGTGCTTCCACTTGTAGCTTATTAGCCATAGCTATTGAGAGACACCTGACTATGATCAAAATGAGACCTTACGATGCCAATAAGAAATATCGGGTATTTCTCCTTATTGGGATGTGCTggcttatttctttttccctggGTGCCTTACCTATCCTGGGGTGGAACTGCCTTGACAACCTCCCTGACTGCTCTACAATTTTGCCCCTCTATTCTAAGAAATATATTGCCTTTTGCATCAGTATCTTCATAACCATTCTTGTGACAATTGTGATTCTTTATGCACGCATTTACATCTTGGTGAAGTCTAGTAGCCGTAAGGTCACCAATCACAATAATTCAGAAAGGTCCATGGCACTGCTTAGGACAGTAGTGATTGTGGTCAGTATTTTTATTGCCTGTTGGTCTCCACTGTTTATTCTCTTTCTTATTGATGTTGCTTGCAAAGTTAAAGAGTGTGCTATTCTCTATAAGGCCCCATGGTTCATTGCCTTAGCTGTTCTCAACTCTGCCATGAATCCTATTATCTACACCCTGGCCAGCAAAGAAATGAGGCGGGCTTTCTTTCGACTTGTTTGCAATTGCTTGGTGAGAAACAAAGAGACTCGGTCTTTACCCAGTCAGCCAGCACTTGATCAAAGTCGAAGTAAAGCATGTAGCAGTAACAACAgtaacagcataccaaaaccaaAGGAAGACTTCCCACAAATCAATGCCTCCTCAAACATCTTCGAAAAGACTGAATCTCTGTACAATGGTATTTTTTGCCAATGA